A genomic region of Papaver somniferum cultivar HN1 chromosome 7, ASM357369v1, whole genome shotgun sequence contains the following coding sequences:
- the LOC113294674 gene encoding uncharacterized protein LOC113294674: protein MALELKSVKTADPTLYDQFEMVACAACHCSDHLVDNFPDLQAFQESIFKQANALYHKQENNPYSQTYNPGWRNHPNFSWSKGPVQRGTTSNNQGYSYPRNLQVQTHTQYPVEKRPSFEDGVNQMNQNLLQYQKLNDQRIASLELKMGQLCDALNDREKGKLPSQPQQIQKSAFQASTSTCNDTPRDHVNDVTTLYSGKFVENNVGVPQSVVSKSDSPVHTTPQKTPVEEKESEHNSDSKKSTDANVPAPSHILVAPFPQRLVQQNKGTQYNEMLEMFKRVNINIPFLEAIKQIPAYAKFLKDICTQKQKLHVHKRAFVTEQVSSIVQNKTPPKFKYPGSPTITCTIGKHTIDRALLDLGSSVNLLPYSVYKQLGLGEMKPTPVTLQLADRSVKIPRGIVEDVLIKVEIFYFPMDFIVLDTQPVQYTDNHIPVILGRPFLATSNAIINYRNGVLNLSFGNMTVELKNFNISQQPMDCDDSDLHD from the coding sequence ATGGCACTAGAGCTGAAGAGTGTGAAAACAGCTGACCCTACTCTCTATGACCAATTTGAAATGGTCGCTTGTGCCGCATGCCATTGTTCAGACCACCTAGTGGATAATTTTCCAGACCTACAAGCATTTCAGGAATCTATATTTAAACAAGCCAATGCTTTGTATCATAAGCAAGAGAATAAcccttattctcagacctacaaccCCGGGTGGAGGAATCACCCTAATTTCTCATGGTCTAAAGGGCCCGTACAGAGGGGTACAACAAGTAATAATCAAGGATATTCATATCCTAGAAACCTCCAAGTACAAACACACACACAATACCCTGTAGAGAAAAGGCCTAGCTTTGAGGATGGTGTAAACCAAATGAATCAAAACCTTTTGCAATATCAGAAGTTAAATGACCAGAGGATTGCGAGTTTAGAACTCAAAATGGGTCAACTTTGTGATGCACTAAACGAcagagaaaaaggaaaactccCTAGTCAACCTCAACAAATTCAGAAAAGTGCATTTCAGGCAAGCACCTCAACTTGTAATGATACTCCACGAGATCATGTGAATGATGTCACCACTCTTTATAGTGGTAAATTTGTTGAAAACAATGTAGGTGTACCACAGTCAGTGGTGTCTAAATCAGACTCACCGGTGCATACAACTCCACAGAAAACACCTGTTGAGGAAAAGGAATCTGAGCATAATAGTGACTCTAAGAAATCCACTGATGCTAATGTCCCTGCACCATCTCATATCcttgttgctccatttcctcaaagattggtGCAGCAGAATAAAGGTACCcaatacaatgagatgttagaaatgTTTAAACGAGTCAATATAAACAtcccttttcttgaagcaatcaaacaGATACCTGCATAtgctaaattcttgaaagatATATGCACACAAAAACAAAAGCTTCATGTGCATAAGCGTGCCTTTGTCACTGAACAGGTAAGTTCAATTGTCCAAAACAAGACCCCACCTAAGTTTAAATACCCAGGTAGTCCTACTATCACCTGCACTATAGGTAAACATACAATCGATAGGGCTTTGCTAGACTTAGGTTCAAGTGTGAACCTTTTGCCATATTCTGTGTATAAGCAACTAGGTCTTGGGGAGATGAAACCCACTCCTGTTACGCTACAGTTAGCAGACAGATCTGTGAAAATCCCTCGTGGTATTGTTGAAGATGTGTTAATCAAggttgaaattttttattttcctatGGACTTCATTGtgctagatactcaacctgtgcaATATACAGATAATcatattcctgtcattttaggacgccctttcttggcgacgtccaatgccATCATAAAttatcgtaatggagtgttgaatttGTCCTTTGGTAACATGACCGTAGAACTAAAAAATTTTAACATTAGTCAACAACCCATGGATTGTGATGATAGTGATTTGCATGATTGA